DNA sequence from the Ciona intestinalis unplaced genomic scaffold, KH HT000480.1, whole genome shotgun sequence genome:
TGATGCGAGTCCATTATACATTGGGGCCTATAACTGCCACACttaataggctatatatagATACTGCATCTGCCTTGTTTAGAcattataactttaataaatattgctACGCACTAGAATGAATCACTAacaagtaaattttaaataactaagTGGAAGACTGCCTGATTATGGCAACACCTTGCTAAACTATGTTAAGAGTTAAAGTTTCTCACGTAAATCGTCAGTAAAAGTCGGGTCAAACGTCGCTTTTAAAAACGCAAAAActtaaaagtatataaatacagaCTCGATAAAGGAATATCTGCCGTAggttaactttttgtttagaataaattagtttttccCGCCTAAAACTAACCCAAAAAACACATTACCAATATACGATAATAGACGAGTGGGTCACATACGATTCAAAATGGCGCGCTTCCATTGACTTCAATTCTGAACACCAGATGCGCAatctagttatatatatgatatctatggtttaATTGtattaaggtggctgtacacagtatccggaattcgtttgatttgtctgttttgtccggatttccgtgccgcatgcggaattcAGATACGCGCGAAAAAAACGTaatgtacacagtatccggattCCGCACGATCGTCGATTCCGGACCGGATTTTTGCCGTCCGAACCGAGTAAGCTCATGTTCTACttttgtccggattttgcAGTTTGTCGTTTAGTGAAAATTTCAGTTTTGGCAATTAGGCAAACTTTATACATCAACATGGTCTTGGTAAACACggaaattaaatttgtgtaGTAACGTGTGTTTTTGCATACTagcttttaaaaaaggaaagaTTAGAGGAATTATAATGGacgttgaaaaaataattcagtTGGTTCGAGAAAAACCACACCTGTGGATGCCAAACATCCAGATCACAAGAACAATTACATATTAGAAAATTCATGGAAAAGTATTTCCGAGCAGTTTGAAAACCATACATGTTTCTATGCCccatttattattacatatggaaatgttaataaaattggtttaatattGACTTCTGTAAGTGAGTCGGTAAACCTGAATGATAGTTGTCAGTCTACCAGTAACAAGACAGTTGGAATATGTACTACGGAATCGGAAGTGGAACCAATACTTAGTCCAAAACGACGGTATTGGAGAAAGAGATTTTCAcccaaaaaaaaagaagaactGATACTTCATTGCAGGTATGTTAAATGCAACTAATTCCAcactgttttcattttcaggaAGTTATGATGCAATCATTATTCGATAACAGCTTACTGATGAGGAATGCTATTCAACTGTAAGTGTGCTTCTTTTTGATATGTGGCTTGACTTGCTCTAGCAGCTCATCAAAGTCCTGTACAGTCATCCgatattacttaaaaaaaaaagtattcatTGTCTCGTCTTGAGGATCAAGAAGGGCATGAGTTCCAAGATTTCGATGCAAAAAAATCTCACGGACCCACTTCCTAAGATATTACAAAACTAGTTAGTACAAACAATAAtagtatattttgtaatacaaacttttaaattgcatattcattgtattaaatatacctttttttctttttccattgCTGCAATAACTCCAAACAAAAGAGTTTGTTGACGATGAAGTAGAGCTACCATAAGTGCTGGccataattaaatttcttaaacTTTGTCACAAACACACGCGATACCTATTTGCTGAGAACTCCTtacaaacttgaaaaaaatgattttccgcagatgttttgttttccccgcaccggatactgtgtacataGATATCGGACAAAATGTTGTCCGAACCGGTGTGCGAATTCGCATTCATTGTATTAAATCAAAGAATACTCTACCAAGAATGAAAGGTTGCCCATTGTCACAGATTCGTCACGCTCGATTGCCAAGGCCCAACCTCTGGTAATGCGTATATAAACGCTGTAGCGACAATGCAGTAGTAAAGTGACTTGCTGTGAATGTGTTTTGTATAGTTTAGAGAGCGAATATAAAAAGGTGACTTTAAATCGCTGACTAAGAGTGTGTTTTTAAAGTGCGAATGCAGAAGGGTGACTATAAATCCTTTACTAAGTGTAAGGTTCTGCCTATGTACAAGTATTATATCAACGGTAACGGTTTCTGTCAATTTAGAATTTGATCATGGCGCCAAGTAATTGTAGCATACCGAATTGTaagtacaataaaaaatggaaGGTTAAACGAAGTTTATTTGCTATTAAACATCCGGAGTTTGCTAAAAATAAGGAGGAGCGTGAATATCGAACTGAGTTacgtaaaattatattaagtTTGAGGGACCCAAACAATAAGGACGACACCATCTTGGACCAGTTGCACAAGGAAAGGTAAGTTGAACAGTTTTATTATCATATTGTATTAAGTATACTGAGGTAGACCTGTAGTCTAACAACAGCCAGTTAAACAGATAAGTCTATAACATATCAATCTGAATAATTCATGTGTTATGTTTCTTAACAGCGCAGGGATATGTGAGGTTCACTTTAAAGTTAGTGACATTGTTGTGTTCAAGTCTTCCAAAAGATTAAGACAAGGGGCATTGCCTACAGAAAATTTACCAAGAGAATTACCACATTGCAAAGTTAGCCTTTTCAGATGTTTTAGGATTTAGCATAGAATACATTTAGTAAATAAAGGGCCAGTTTGAATGTGTAATAAGTGACAGTGATATACCGTACTGGGTATTAGGTATAGTATTTGAATTAAACAGTTGTGGAGTTAAAGACAATCAAGTCTAATGTAGTCTCTAATGCATATACATGGACCATGATAGTACAGTATATaataactgtcattttccaaccacgcgaggataaagcaagttacattcatagagTAAAATTGCAGCCACCATATACACACATTCATAAAGTCTATGTCAATTTCCACTTAACTGTACTTGCTACAACTACAAGCAAATATAACAttgtcatttttgtttttccttcactacttaatttgttttttattaaaatgatgTTCTATTTAGTCAACTCGTCTCCCTCCCAAAGACAGGAACAATACTCCgaacaaaaaaactatttactcTAACAGTGGCCAAATTTTTAAAGCTGCAAAAAGATTATCATCTGAGAGTAAAAGTAAGTTCTTGACACAATAAATATCTGCCTGTTCAGgctaataaattttaaaattgttttgaatttaCAACAGAAACCTGGGTCTTTTATTATCGTCAAAGTAATTTAATTGCGGAAAAAATGacagaaaataatattacacCAGACATAAGGTACAGTACTAAAACATCTTGCTGTTTTTAGAAatcaagaaataaatatttttttcatctcGTTAGCGTAACATTTGCACAGAATGCGGTAATTTTATCCATTGCATATCATGGTTGGAAAATTGACCAAAGCATTATTCCACTCCAATTTCCCTGACAAGACAGTCTTTCTTGGCTTATAAGTATGGTTAATAATTTGTGATTGCTGTAGCTTGATTTAATTACTATGTTAATATTCTTCATTTTTAGATAAACTTGAGGGTTACACAAACTTTGCACTGGAACTGAACATTCAACAAAGAACACCTGGATTCACTTTGTTCAAACATGGGAAAATGACCATGTTCAAAATAAGCAGTGCATCAGGTCTCCATCATGTTTAATCATAGGTTTGTTTGTGAAATACTGTAGTTACATTGTACATGCAGTTTGGGTACTAATTAAGCACAAATAAACTTATAtacaaaactattttgttgtttagtagTATCTGATGAAAACAAAGAGCAAAAGTGCAAAACTTGCTGTGTCTGAAGTCTAATCTGGCTGGAACAACCCCTAATAATCAATGGGATAGTACGGATGTGGTAACTATcacgtttattttttgttaatcaAAACCTGAGTGCATGTGATGTTAGGACGAAGAACTGAAAACCCCAAATCCCTGGCTGCAGTTGTTTAATGCTCAACAAGAACAAAATAGAGAAAGAGAAAAAAGTGGACGCAGATACCACCCTGACATTATAAGATGGTGTATAGAAATGTATGCTCGCTCAGCAGCTGCATACAATCATCTTAGAGTAACCGaagttgttgttttacctTCTGCCACCACTTTAAGAACTTATAGGTAAATGAAACATACTTTTATTGCcagaatatgtttttacaagtCTGTTTTTCAGAAACATGGTTACTCCAAAACCTGGTTTAAATCAGGTGGCAATAGATGAAATCAAACGACTTGGTGGGAATATTGATGCCTATTTAACACTGGATGAGATGAAAAGTAAGCATTTAATGtattaattcaataaaatgGTCAAATTTGTTACCACAAATCAGaaacttttattattgtggtatatatactgttttagtaaaatcttattattattagttcGAGAAAATTTAGTGTATCGAAATGGAAAAGTAACAGGAATGGTGGACTTTGGTGATCGCACATCCGTGGATAAATTGGCTAGTCATATTTGTGGTATGAATCTATATGCATTagtcataaatatatttaatactgacataattttaattttagtgaTATATCTGAGATCTTTTCACAAGACCATTTCGCTTCCTTTATCCTGGTTTCCCACTACTACAACTCCAGCTTTTCAGCTGTGTTCAACATTTTGGGAGGCAGTAGGGATATGTGAAAGTAATGGTGTTAGGATTCACGCTGTGGTTGCTGATGGCGCTTCCACCAACAGAAAGTTTTTTGAATTGCTGGCAGGAAAATTTTCCTCTGATACTAAGGAATTTTATGGTTGTATCAACTCATATGATACCTCTcggaaaatattaatattttcggATTTTTGTCATTTACTGAAGGCAAgttgcattaaaaaatattgtgaaatTTAGTGGTTCATAGGACTATCTAATTACAGACAACTCGTAATGGGCTTTATAGCTCAAAGCCGAGCGGAACgaaatactttaataaaagtgGCAAAGACATCTTATGGTCCCATATAGTTTCGTTGTACAATTTGGATAATGCAACGCTATTAAGTAAAACCAGATTGTCTAACCTGCACATGTTATTAAATCCTTACAACAAGGTAAGTGCTGCTATCAATGAAGAGTAAATTGCATAATGTGCTCCACAACTTTCAGATGAAAGTTGACATTGCTCGACAGACATTGAGCCACAATGTGGCATGTGCTTTGGANNNNNNNNNNNNNNNNNNNNNNNNNNNNNNNNNNNNNNNNNNNNNNNNNNTTTAAACTCCGCCGTGCCATCAGCCCCTTCAATATCTTCCAAAGCACATGTTATTAAATTCTTACAAGGTAGTAAGTGCTGCTATCAATGAAGAGTAAATTGCATAATGTGCTCCGCAACTTCCAGATGAAAGTTGACATTGCTCGACAGACATTGAACCACAATGTGGCATGTGCTTTGGAAGATATTGCAGGGGCTGATGGCACGGCGgagtttaaacaattgtttcaCAAGTATGTtatcatttaataaaatatttattaataattaactcAATCATTGTAACTCAGATGGTTTACCATAATAAACAGCAAGCGCCCCATAACGGATTTGAAGGATGAAAATCTGTTGTGGCTGAAAGACCACTTTATTCCTTATCTGATGGAATGGAGGGTAATAgtagttatttatttagattttatattttttatttagattacAACCTAATTTTTGTAGAGTGAGGTGACAAACATGCACCCGGGAGAAGAGAAGCGTATTCTTGCAAAGCAAACGTTTGAAGGACTTCTCTTCAGCACCAACAACATTTTACCTTTAACAAAGCAGTTGTTGCACTATATTGATGGTGTTCCACTAGGCAACCTCACACAAGATTGCCTCGAAGCCATGTTTGGCAATCTGGTAAATTCTACATACTAATCTAAATCAGTAAGAGTATTCACTTGTATTTTTACTTTCAGAGACAATACATGCATCGGAATACAAATCCTGATATATCACAAGTTGGATACGGAATAAATGCTCTTTCAAAGAGAAGAAtaatttctaaaattaaagGTGGCAACACCACTGGTTCACATGGTGCAATTAATGCATGGACGAAAGTTTGTAATGATCCTTTGggtaaaagaaagaaaaaaacataaacacataaacattcattttgatatagtggggtggggaaaattGGGAcataaaatcaatatatataatatatacatgacTATGAtgacagttttatttttaattcggatcttttattttaaaattgttaataacctatgtataatatatataaatatattatgtataataaagtttatttatatatttttgtttcacaaaTTGGGTAGTACTACACCTTATTGCCCTTAAACTACCTCTCGTTAATTTGTCCAAGTGCATGTGActgaatttcaaatatatttgttatagtCATTCAGattataaatcttgttattatatcagtatattatatttgaattacTCATTAAGGTGGAAATTATTGAATTACACAtcaaatcttttaaagtttggcttCAAAtgcctaaaatttaaaaatgtagtaTTGTACTTATTGAAACTctaatttaaaccaaattgaCACCAGACTATTTTTC
Encoded proteins:
- the LOC113475437 gene encoding uncharacterized protein LOC113475437, with protein sequence MKSKLHNVLRNFQMKVDIARQTLNHNVACALEDIAGADGTAEFKQLFHKWFTIINSKRPITDLKDENLLWLKDHFIPYLMEWRSEVTNMHPGEEKRILAKQTFEGLLFSTNNILPLTKQLLHYIDGVPLGNLTQDCLEAMFGNLRQYMHRNTNPDISQVGYGINALSKRRIISKIKGGNTTGSHGAINAWTKVCNDPLGKRKKKT